A stretch of Sulfurimonas xiamenensis DNA encodes these proteins:
- a CDS encoding slipin family protein → MFFDLNITAIYMAFFAIAFLAAAIRILREYQRAVVFTLGRFTGVKGPGLIILIPFIQQMVRVDLRTIVLDVPTQDVISHDNVSVHVNAVVYFRVIDPEKAIIQVENFYDATSQLAQTTLRSVLGGHELDEMLAERERLNRDIQEILDKQTDAWGIKISNVEIKHIDLDESMVRAIAKQAEAERERRAKVINAKGEVEASENLLEAAQKLSKNDLGIQLRYLQTMSDISSDKTNTIVFPFPTDFSKLFNSNIKE, encoded by the coding sequence ATGTTTTTTGATTTAAATATAACAGCGATATATATGGCATTTTTTGCAATTGCTTTTTTAGCTGCTGCTATTCGTATTTTACGAGAGTATCAGCGCGCAGTTGTTTTTACGCTTGGGCGTTTTACGGGGGTTAAGGGACCGGGACTTATTATATTAATTCCCTTTATTCAACAGATGGTAAGGGTTGACCTTCGTACAATTGTTCTTGATGTTCCTACTCAAGATGTTATCTCTCATGATAATGTATCTGTGCATGTAAATGCGGTTGTCTATTTTCGAGTGATAGATCCTGAAAAAGCCATTATTCAAGTAGAGAATTTTTATGATGCAACTAGTCAGCTTGCACAAACTACTCTTCGTTCTGTGCTAGGCGGACATGAACTTGATGAGATGCTTGCCGAGAGAGAGCGGTTGAATCGTGATATACAGGAGATTTTAGATAAACAGACTGATGCATGGGGTATTAAGATATCCAATGTTGAGATAAAGCATATTGACCTTGATGAGAGTATGGTTAGAGCTATTGCAAAACAGGCTGAAGCAGAACGCGAGCGCCGCGCAAAAGTTATCAATGCAAAAGGGGAGGTCGAAGCAAGTGAAAATCTTCTAGAGGCAGCACAAAAACTTAGCAAAAATGATTTGGGAATACAGCTGCGTTATCTTCAGACCATGAGCGATATCTCAAGCGACAAAACAAATACGATAGTTTTCCCGTTTCCGACTGATTTTAGTAAACTTTTTAATAGTAATATAAAAGAGTAA
- a CDS encoding NfeD family protein yields the protein MLMRLLFLLLLTLLPLLADSFTVVKLEIKGAVGPASSEYFKDGMLFARDRDAQMIILELDTPGGLSTSMREIIQGITNSSIPVVTYVSPKGARAASAGTYLLYASHIAAMSPGTNLGAATPINLMPAPKIDDLNSSAMSTLEKKALNDAVAYIKSLAQLSDRNVTWALSAVEESKSISATDALRYGVIDLIAQDSEELLAKLDGRSVVVSGKSITLKTKDAVIYSFEANWKIKFLSIVTDPNIAYILILIAIYGIFFELMNPGSIFPGVVGLICGVIALYALNMIPFNYAGLLLILLGIAFMVAEVFIAGFGILGIGGVIAFAFGSLLLFDADTLGQSISIPLIIAFTFSSLLFFILVMKLFLSSRSAKVVSGAEEMIGAVANVIDSNEKGYLVHCHSETWSAVSESKLSVGQNVQVIERSGLVLKVKPIKE from the coding sequence ATGTTGATGCGTTTACTTTTTCTGTTGCTTTTAACACTTTTGCCACTTTTAGCAGATAGTTTTACTGTTGTGAAGCTAGAGATAAAAGGGGCTGTGGGACCTGCAAGCAGTGAATATTTCAAAGATGGTATGCTCTTTGCAAGGGATCGAGATGCTCAGATGATAATTCTTGAGTTAGATACTCCCGGCGGGCTCTCAACATCCATGAGAGAGATAATTCAGGGTATTACAAACAGTTCTATACCGGTTGTTACATATGTCTCTCCAAAAGGTGCAAGAGCAGCTAGTGCCGGTACATATCTTCTTTATGCTTCTCATATTGCAGCCATGTCTCCGGGAACAAATCTTGGTGCTGCTACTCCGATAAATTTAATGCCGGCACCAAAAATAGATGATTTAAACAGCAGTGCTATGTCTACTCTTGAAAAAAAAGCATTGAACGATGCTGTAGCATATATTAAAAGTTTAGCCCAATTGAGTGACCGCAATGTAACTTGGGCGTTATCTGCCGTGGAAGAGTCGAAAAGTATTTCTGCTACTGATGCTCTTAGATATGGTGTGATTGATTTGATAGCTCAAGACAGTGAAGAGTTGCTTGCTAAACTTGATGGCAGGAGTGTAGTTGTTTCGGGCAAAAGTATTACGCTTAAAACAAAAGATGCAGTGATATATAGTTTTGAGGCAAACTGGAAAATTAAATTTTTATCTATTGTTACTGATCCAAATATTGCTTATATACTTATACTGATAGCTATATATGGTATCTTTTTTGAATTGATGAATCCAGGTTCTATTTTTCCTGGAGTAGTTGGGCTTATCTGTGGTGTGATTGCACTTTATGCATTGAATATGATACCGTTTAATTATGCGGGGTTATTGCTTATACTTTTAGGCATCGCCTTTATGGTTGCAGAGGTTTTTATTGCAGGATTTGGTATTTTGGGTATTGGCGGTGTTATTGCTTTTGCTTTTGGCTCACTTCTCTTATTTGATGCTGATACTCTTGGGCAGAGTATTTCTATTCCGCTAATTATTGCTTTTACTTTTTCCAGTCTTCTCTTTTTTATTTTAGTTATGAAACTTTTTTTAAGCTCAAGATCGGCTAAAGTAGTTTCAGGCGCAGAGGAGATGATCGGTGCAGTTGCTAATGTTATTGATTCTAATGAGAAAGGATATTTGGTGCATTGTCATAGTGAGACATGGAGTGCTGTAAGTGAGAGTAAATTATCTGTGGGCCAAAATGTTCAAGTTATTGAACGATCAGGTCTTGTTTTAAAAGTTAAACCAATTAAGGAGTAG
- the amrS gene encoding AmmeMemoRadiSam system radical SAM enzyme, which translates to MSQTAWLSKKLDSGKILCQACAHACKLDEGEYGICGVRKVEGGELKLLVYGLAAAVNIDPVEKKPMFHFLPKSRAFSVGTVGCNFSCKFCQNYDISQYPKEHEHKIVGRELPPQKIVELAVENRCESIAYTYNEPIVFFEYTYDTAKLAHEKGLKNIYVTSGYETRKAIDLLEPYIDGMNIDIKSFSDEFYKEICGARLKPVLEAVKYAHEKGIWIEITTLLIPGKNDSNEEIRNIAKFIAELDTSIPWHLSAFHPTYKMLDVPCTPESTLLRAYKIGQEEGLKYLYVGNVDNEDYESTYCPSCKKKVIDRSGNIGQFVTNDLDEEGKCPYCGYLLEGVWH; encoded by the coding sequence ATGTCACAAACAGCATGGCTAAGTAAAAAGCTAGATAGCGGAAAGATATTGTGTCAGGCATGTGCGCATGCATGTAAGCTAGATGAAGGTGAGTATGGTATATGCGGTGTAAGAAAAGTTGAAGGTGGTGAGCTTAAACTTCTTGTTTATGGACTTGCCGCCGCGGTAAACATTGACCCCGTAGAGAAAAAGCCGATGTTTCATTTTCTGCCAAAGAGCAGAGCCTTCTCCGTGGGAACGGTGGGATGCAACTTCTCTTGTAAATTTTGTCAAAACTACGATATATCCCAATATCCAAAAGAACATGAACATAAGATTGTCGGGCGTGAACTTCCGCCTCAAAAGATAGTCGAATTAGCAGTTGAAAATAGATGCGAATCAATAGCATATACATATAATGAACCGATAGTTTTTTTTGAGTATACCTATGACACTGCAAAGCTTGCGCACGAAAAGGGTTTGAAAAACATCTATGTAACAAGTGGTTATGAGACGCGAAAAGCTATAGATTTGCTCGAGCCTTATATAGACGGGATGAATATTGATATCAAGAGTTTTTCCGACGAGTTCTATAAAGAGATCTGCGGCGCAAGACTAAAGCCTGTTCTTGAAGCTGTAAAGTATGCTCATGAAAAGGGAATCTGGATAGAGATAACAACTCTTCTTATTCCGGGCAAAAACGATTCAAATGAAGAGATAAGAAATATCGCAAAATTCATTGCAGAGCTTGATACTTCTATACCGTGGCATCTCTCGGCATTTCATCCTACTTACAAGATGCTTGATGTTCCTTGCACTCCTGAATCGACTCTTCTTCGTGCCTATAAAATAGGTCAAGAGGAGGGGCTAAAATATCTCTATGTCGGCAATGTCGATAATGAAGATTATGAATCAACATATTGCCCTAGTTGTAAGAAAAAAGTGATTGACAGAAGCGGCAATATTGGACAGTTTGTAACAAACGACCTTGATGAGGAGGGTAAATGCCCATATTGCGGTTATTTGCTTGAGGGAGTGTGGCACTAA
- the pcm gene encoding protein-L-isoaspartate O-methyltransferase, whose translation MYSNNEMVDYLINVGALHSSRIIEAFRHVDRADFVADRSAMDIYEDYPLGIGNGQTISQPRTVAMMLEMLSPKEGDKILDIGSGSGWTTALLAYVVGEGGSVTGVERVGELVKFGSFNLKKYKFKNAKIVQSGDELGIAGEKFDRILVSAAADELPYELIKQLKVGGKLVIPIQSSVFEIVKKEGGEFDANEHYGFAFVPLIYK comes from the coding sequence ATGTACTCAAACAATGAGATGGTTGATTATCTTATAAATGTTGGCGCGCTTCACTCAAGCAGAATTATAGAAGCTTTCAGACATGTCGACAGAGCGGATTTTGTAGCCGATAGAAGTGCTATGGACATTTATGAAGATTATCCTCTGGGCATCGGTAATGGACAAACAATCTCTCAGCCAAGAACTGTTGCTATGATGCTTGAGATGCTTTCGCCAAAAGAGGGAGATAAGATTTTAGATATAGGAAGCGGCTCAGGGTGGACAACTGCTCTACTAGCTTATGTTGTGGGAGAGGGCGGCTCTGTAACTGGAGTTGAGAGAGTGGGTGAGCTTGTAAAATTTGGAAGTTTTAACTTAAAGAAATATAAGTTTAAAAATGCTAAGATAGTTCAATCAGGAGATGAGCTTGGCATAGCGGGCGAGAAGTTTGATCGCATTTTAGTCTCTGCCGCTGCCGATGAACTTCCATATGAGCTTATCAAACAGCTAAAAGTCGGAGGAAAGCTTGTCATCCCGATTCAAAGTTCAGTTTTTGAAATTGTTAAAAAAGAGGGCGGGGAGTTTGATGCTAATGAGCACTACGGTTTTGCATTTGTTCCGCTGATTTATAAATAA
- the ald gene encoding alanine dehydrogenase, translating into MIIGVPKEVKTDEFRVGITPSNIGLLVDEGHKVVVQSSAGIGSGFTDEDYIKAGAKIAISAKELYKEATLIVKVKEPQSSEYGFLNEKHTLFCYLHLAPLKELTLVLMQKRVCAIAYETVTIDNELPLLKPMSKIAGFMAPIVGAYHLSRYKGGEGVLISGSDGVEAAKVLVVGAGNAGFNAAKIALGMGADVTVINRTSPKLEELKKQLPYVKTLLYSKNAFLEAIKSSDMVVGAVLVHGGAATPKLISLEILKEMKEGAVLVDIAIDQGGISEASRPTTHTNPTFIEEGVLHYCVANMPGAYPKTSTVALSNATISYVRKLAKDGVIKTIENDASLALGVNVFNGALTNRAVAEAHNLEFKALESLL; encoded by the coding sequence ATGATTATCGGAGTTCCAAAAGAGGTGAAAACCGATGAGTTTCGCGTTGGAATAACCCCTTCAAATATTGGCTTGTTGGTTGATGAGGGGCATAAAGTAGTTGTTCAAAGCAGTGCAGGAATCGGAAGCGGTTTTACTGATGAGGATTATATAAAAGCGGGTGCAAAAATAGCAATAAGCGCCAAAGAGCTTTATAAAGAAGCAACATTAATAGTAAAAGTAAAAGAGCCGCAATCCTCAGAGTACGGTTTTTTAAATGAGAAGCATACTCTCTTTTGTTATCTGCATCTTGCTCCTTTAAAAGAACTTACTCTTGTTTTAATGCAAAAGAGAGTTTGCGCGATTGCTTATGAGACGGTTACAATAGACAATGAACTTCCTCTTTTAAAACCAATGAGTAAAATAGCAGGCTTTATGGCGCCGATTGTCGGAGCCTATCATCTTAGCCGTTATAAAGGCGGTGAGGGTGTTTTAATAAGCGGTTCAGACGGGGTAGAGGCGGCAAAAGTTTTGGTAGTAGGCGCAGGTAATGCCGGATTTAACGCGGCTAAGATAGCTTTAGGAATGGGAGCGGATGTAACGGTTATCAATAGAACCTCACCAAAATTGGAGGAGTTAAAAAAGCAGCTTCCTTATGTAAAAACTCTTTTGTACTCTAAAAATGCTTTTTTAGAGGCTATAAAGAGTTCAGATATGGTTGTCGGTGCGGTACTCGTTCATGGCGGAGCGGCGACGCCGAAGCTTATTTCACTCGAGATATTAAAAGAGATGAAAGAGGGAGCCGTGCTTGTGGATATAGCGATAGACCAGGGAGGTATTTCCGAAGCTTCTCGCCCTACAACTCACACAAACCCCACCTTTATAGAAGAGGGAGTATTACACTACTGTGTGGCAAATATGCCAGGAGCCTATCCGAAAACATCTACCGTAGCGCTCTCAAATGCAACGATTTCTTATGTGAGAAAATTGGCAAAGGATGGAGTGATTAAGACTATTGAAAATGATGCATCATTGGCTTTGGGAGTCAATGTTTTTAATGGAGCTTTAACAAATCGCGCTGTTGCCGAGGCTCACAATCTAGAGTTTAAAGCTCTTGAATCACTTTTGTAA
- a CDS encoding DnaJ domain-containing protein, which yields MNYEKFEKALEALDIVTRITQAELKEKYLKLSKIYHPDMPQGDAKKFKEINEAYKLINKYMQNFRFVLDEEEFYKQYPFSRKSKDWFYDF from the coding sequence ATGAATTATGAAAAGTTTGAAAAAGCTCTTGAAGCTTTAGATATAGTGACGCGTATAACACAGGCTGAATTAAAAGAGAAGTATCTTAAATTATCAAAAATATATCATCCTGATATGCCACAGGGTGATGCAAAAAAGTTTAAAGAGATAAATGAAGCCTATAAGCTTATAAATAAGTATATGCAAAATTTTAGATTTGTTTTAGATGAAGAAGAGTTTTATAAGCAGTACCCTTTTTCAAGAAAATCAAAAGATTGGTTTTATGATTTTTAG
- a CDS encoding glycerophosphodiester phosphodiesterase, whose product MKFLELMKKKGLVAAHRGARSIAPENTLSALKKSIGKCDFIEIDVQLSKDRTVIVMHDNTLQRTTNIAEIDSFRDKKPYRVCDFMFEELCMLDYGSWFYKYKNHKEPLLTLKRALEFIKENSLFINIEIKDMSNCFEDRIVIETIAKEIEEAGVQERVLISSFRHEYLIIVKEKLPNVPSAALVEGRDPDNLLEYLKSLKVDAYHIDNALVDKTKVKMLRETGFFVGVYTVNNPQLAKELFEIGVNYIFSDCLNKKLKVI is encoded by the coding sequence ATGAAATTTTTAGAACTAATGAAGAAAAAGGGTCTTGTCGCCGCTCACAGAGGTGCACGCTCTATCGCACCCGAAAACACTCTTTCGGCGTTAAAAAAGAGCATAGGAAAGTGTGATTTTATAGAGATAGATGTTCAGCTAAGCAAAGATAGGACAGTTATAGTTATGCATGATAATACGCTTCAAAGAACTACCAATATAGCCGAAATCGACTCTTTTAGAGATAAAAAACCCTACAGAGTTTGCGATTTTATGTTTGAAGAACTTTGCATGTTGGATTATGGAAGCTGGTTTTACAAATATAAAAATCATAAAGAGCCACTTTTGACTCTTAAGAGGGCATTAGAATTTATAAAAGAGAATAGTCTGTTTATAAATATTGAAATTAAAGATATGTCTAACTGTTTTGAGGATAGAATAGTTATAGAAACAATTGCAAAAGAGATAGAAGAGGCAGGAGTGCAGGAGCGTGTTTTGATCTCATCGTTTAGGCATGAATATTTAATAATAGTTAAAGAAAAGCTGCCAAATGTGCCCAGCGCAGCTTTGGTTGAGGGAAGAGATCCTGATAATCTTCTTGAGTATCTAAAGAGTTTGAAGGTAGATGCTTATCATATTGATAATGCCTTAGTAGATAAAACAAAAGTTAAAATGTTAAGAGAAACCGGTTTTTTTGTAGGTGTTTATACAGTAAATAATCCTCAGCTGGCAAAAGAGCTTTTTGAGATCGGTGTTAATTACATATTTAGTGATTGTTTAAATAAAAAATTAAAAGTGATATAG
- a CDS encoding MFS transporter: MQESKKTIYSWALYDWANSAYATTVMAGFFPLFFKSYYSADVAVTTSTAHLGIASSISSLVIVFIAPLLGSIADVHSLKKRYLFLFAYLGILMSAMLSLVGVGEWQAALFIYILGNIGFMGSNIFYDGLLKSVSTKKSVDFVSGLGFSLGYLGGGVLFSINVWMFQDFEFFGFENQAAAIKASFVSVALWWAFFSIPLLLFVKEDKSTNAAATTKLKDGYLRLKKTFSKIRQLRHLSLFLVAYWLYIDGVDTIIRMAVDYGMALGFDSSNLILALLLVQFVGFPATLLFTKISEIMGTKGAIYLAIAIYLFIIIWAAQMMEVWEFYMLAVMIALVQGGIQALSRSYYSRMIPEGYSAEFFGFYNFIGKFAAIFGPLLIAIVALVSQNSRVSIASISILFIIGAILLYFVDEKKGEKELKDALL; this comes from the coding sequence ATGCAAGAGAGTAAAAAAACCATCTACTCGTGGGCACTTTACGACTGGGCGAACTCTGCATACGCAACAACCGTTATGGCAGGCTTTTTCCCACTCTTTTTCAAATCATACTACAGTGCAGATGTAGCGGTTACCACTAGTACCGCCCATCTTGGGATTGCCAGCTCAATATCGAGCCTTGTAATCGTGTTTATCGCTCCGCTCCTGGGCTCTATTGCGGATGTTCACTCTCTTAAAAAAAGATATCTTTTCCTATTTGCTTATCTCGGCATATTGATGAGCGCAATGCTCTCTCTTGTTGGAGTAGGAGAGTGGCAGGCGGCACTTTTTATATATATTCTAGGCAATATAGGTTTTATGGGCTCAAACATATTTTATGACGGGCTTTTAAAATCCGTCTCAACCAAAAAAAGTGTCGATTTTGTCTCGGGGCTTGGCTTTTCGCTCGGCTATCTCGGCGGGGGAGTACTCTTTAGCATAAATGTCTGGATGTTTCAGGATTTTGAATTTTTTGGGTTTGAAAACCAAGCCGCTGCCATAAAAGCATCATTCGTAAGTGTCGCGCTCTGGTGGGCGTTCTTCTCCATCCCCCTCCTTCTGTTCGTAAAGGAGGACAAAAGCACCAACGCAGCTGCAACGACAAAACTAAAAGATGGATATTTACGACTAAAAAAAACTTTCTCTAAGATCAGGCAGCTTAGACATCTATCCCTCTTTTTAGTAGCCTACTGGCTCTACATAGACGGCGTAGATACAATTATCAGGATGGCGGTAGATTACGGAATGGCGCTTGGATTTGACTCTTCAAACCTTATTTTAGCTCTTTTACTTGTTCAGTTTGTCGGATTTCCCGCAACGCTTCTCTTTACTAAAATATCTGAGATCATGGGCACAAAGGGTGCGATTTATCTTGCCATCGCTATCTATCTATTTATAATTATATGGGCGGCTCAGATGATGGAGGTTTGGGAATTTTATATGCTTGCAGTGATGATCGCTCTTGTTCAAGGCGGTATTCAGGCACTTAGCCGCTCATACTACTCAAGGATGATTCCAGAGGGATACTCCGCCGAGTTTTTCGGTTTTTACAACTTTATAGGCAAATTTGCGGCGATTTTCGGACCTCTTCTTATAGCCATTGTAGCACTTGTATCCCAAAACTCAAGAGTATCTATCGCCTCTATCTCTATTTTGTTTATTATAGGCGCAATTCTGCTCTACTTCGTAGATGAGAAAAAAGGAGAAAAAGAGCTCAAAGATGCTCTTCTCTAG
- a CDS encoding lysophospholipid acyltransferase family protein yields the protein MDLHKIEEKILSYTSFIDEIGVIIFNGYPFAFVYPDFNALKEAKIINIEDEIKWYAIELYNMKALEQEKVKGYKILTKPLVKTKSGEIDKTVLKEFLVSDKNDNISTQDEPSDEVYKILKSYIATLTKKEILPSSHLELDLELDSLNYVELFVFIEESFGVKIDEAAFSKIMKLESLYSYIKVNAKKIGVVKPEWDELLREQSSEKLVYSPFIMSLYKTLLYPFFRLYFRFEVRGIENISSKACIIAPSHQSMLDGFFIESALPYKTLKKTFFLAYKQVFGTKLLKPIAKHGQTILIDANENLKETMIYCALPIRSGNNLVIFPEGARTRDRELLEFRPYFAMLSKTFKTPIIPVVIDGSFEALRAGMLFPRPRKIRVTFLEPIEPHSMEYGEIVKRVRDAIERELKRSREEHL from the coding sequence ATGGATTTACATAAAATAGAGGAGAAGATATTATCTTATACTTCGTTTATTGATGAGATTGGAGTAATTATATTTAATGGTTATCCTTTTGCATTTGTTTATCCTGATTTTAATGCTTTAAAAGAAGCAAAAATTATAAATATAGAAGATGAGATAAAATGGTATGCAATTGAGCTTTACAATATGAAAGCTCTTGAGCAAGAGAAGGTAAAGGGCTATAAAATTTTAACAAAACCGCTTGTAAAGACAAAATCAGGCGAGATTGACAAGACGGTGCTTAAAGAATTTCTTGTATCAGATAAAAACGATAATATTTCAACTCAAGATGAACCCAGTGATGAGGTATATAAAATTTTAAAATCATATATAGCAACTTTGACTAAAAAAGAGATCTTGCCATCTTCTCATCTCGAACTTGACCTTGAACTTGATTCGCTTAATTATGTAGAGCTTTTTGTTTTTATTGAAGAGAGTTTTGGAGTAAAAATAGATGAAGCTGCTTTCTCAAAAATTATGAAACTTGAGTCACTCTATAGTTACATAAAAGTCAATGCAAAAAAGATAGGAGTTGTCAAACCAGAATGGGATGAACTGCTAAGAGAGCAAAGCAGTGAAAAACTAGTATACTCTCCTTTTATTATGTCTCTATATAAGACTCTTCTTTATCCGTTTTTTAGGTTATATTTTCGTTTTGAAGTCAGAGGGATTGAAAATATTTCATCAAAGGCATGCATAATAGCGCCTTCACATCAGAGTATGCTTGACGGATTTTTTATAGAGTCCGCATTGCCGTACAAAACTTTAAAAAAAACCTTTTTTCTGGCATATAAACAGGTCTTTGGTACAAAACTCTTAAAGCCTATTGCAAAACATGGACAGACCATCTTGATAGATGCAAACGAAAACCTTAAAGAGACGATGATCTACTGCGCACTTCCTATAAGAAGCGGAAATAATCTAGTTATTTTTCCTGAGGGGGCTAGAACAAGAGATAGAGAACTTTTGGAGTTTAGACCATACTTTGCTATGCTCTCTAAAACATTTAAGACACCCATCATCCCAGTTGTAATTGACGGCAGTTTTGAAGCACTTAGAGCAGGAATGCTTTTCCCAAGACCAAGAAAAATAAGGGTGACATTTTTAGAGCCTATAGAGCCGCACTCTATGGAGTATGGCGAGATAGTAAAGAGAGTTAGAGATGCTATAGAGCGCGAGCTTAAACGCTCTAGAGAAGAGCATCTTTGA
- the pgsA gene encoding CDP-diacylglycerol--glycerol-3-phosphate 3-phosphatidyltransferase, translating into MLNLPNILAFSRIFLAPFMFWVILNPDYFTDNGYHITWNYYFASLLFVLASVTDFFDGYIAREWNQMTMLGAIIDPLADKMLIIAAFLGLMMIGEANAWAIYIIIIRELFITGIRTVAVSEGLSVKASWAGKVKTVVQMIAIGFLLMHWPLGSELLWLAVVLTLYSGFEYLWEFRRALLGVKK; encoded by the coding sequence TTGTTAAATCTTCCTAATATACTAGCGTTTTCACGCATTTTTTTAGCACCGTTTATGTTTTGGGTTATTTTGAATCCCGACTATTTTACTGACAATGGTTACCATATAACATGGAACTACTACTTTGCTTCGCTTCTTTTTGTGCTGGCAAGTGTTACGGACTTTTTTGACGGTTACATCGCAAGAGAGTGGAACCAGATGACAATGCTTGGTGCCATTATTGATCCTCTTGCTGATAAGATGCTTATAATTGCCGCATTTTTAGGGCTTATGATGATAGGAGAAGCAAATGCATGGGCTATCTACATTATCATCATCCGCGAGCTTTTTATAACCGGAATCCGCACCGTAGCCGTAAGTGAGGGGTTAAGCGTAAAAGCATCATGGGCAGGAAAGGTAAAAACCGTTGTACAGATGATTGCCATCGGATTTTTGCTTATGCACTGGCCCCTTGGAAGTGAACTTCTCTGGTTGGCAGTCGTGCTCACGCTCTACTCAGGCTTTGAATATCTTTGGGAGTTTAGAAGAGCACTCTTGGGAGTTAAAAAGTAA
- the rseP gene encoding RIP metalloprotease RseP: protein MSFIVSLLVLSALIFFHELGHYFAARAMGVYIETFSIGFGRKIASFHKWGTEWKLALFPLGGYVKMKGQDDSDPSKKSYDIDSYNVKTPSQKIFILLAGPLANFVLAFFLYFIIALGGPNILSPVIGEVVKDSPAFVAGLETNDTIRSINGVEITTWKEMAEIIEKSEGSLNIELERAGYIHFITLMPKITQTTNMFNEVIEKKMIGIGSAGVSHKLELNPGETLSYATDQTIQASTLIFTGLKKLIVGEVPAKELGGVISIVKLTSDATDAGWMSVLFFAALISVNLGVLNLLPIPALDGGHIMFNLYELILRREVSEEIMIKLTIAGWVILFSLMGLGIYNDINRLIG, encoded by the coding sequence ATGAGTTTTATAGTATCTCTTTTAGTTCTATCTGCACTTATATTTTTTCATGAATTAGGACACTATTTTGCAGCCCGCGCGATGGGTGTTTATATTGAAACTTTCAGTATTGGTTTTGGACGAAAAATAGCTTCTTTTCATAAATGGGGCACTGAATGGAAATTAGCACTTTTTCCTCTTGGCGGTTATGTCAAAATGAAAGGACAAGATGATAGTGATCCCTCTAAAAAAAGTTATGATATAGACAGTTACAATGTAAAAACACCATCTCAAAAGATATTTATTCTTCTAGCAGGTCCTCTTGCAAACTTTGTTTTAGCATTTTTTCTCTACTTTATAATAGCTTTAGGCGGACCAAATATTCTTTCACCTGTAATTGGCGAAGTTGTAAAAGATTCTCCCGCTTTTGTTGCAGGATTAGAAACAAATGACACCATTCGTTCCATTAACGGCGTAGAAATCACTACATGGAAAGAGATGGCAGAAATTATTGAAAAATCAGAAGGTTCTTTAAATATAGAACTTGAGAGAGCAGGATATATTCACTTTATAACACTTATGCCAAAAATCACGCAGACAACAAATATGTTTAACGAAGTGATTGAGAAGAAGATGATTGGAATCGGCAGTGCAGGAGTTTCTCATAAACTTGAATTGAACCCAGGCGAAACACTCTCCTATGCAACTGATCAAACCATTCAAGCATCGACTCTTATTTTTACAGGACTTAAAAAACTCATTGTCGGAGAAGTGCCGGCAAAAGAGCTTGGAGGTGTTATATCTATAGTAAAACTTACTTCCGACGCGACAGATGCGGGCTGGATGAGTGTTCTTTTTTTTGCTGCTCTTATATCTGTAAATCTTGGCGTTTTAAATCTGCTTCCCATTCCGGCACTTGACGGCGGGCATATAATGTTTAATCTTTATGAGCTTATACTTAGAAGAGAGGTAAGCGAAGAGATTATGATAAAGCTGACTATTGCAGGATGGGTAATTCTCTTTTCACTTATGGGGCTTGGAATTTACAACGATATAAATAGACTAATAGGATAA